From one Chanodichthys erythropterus isolate Z2021 chromosome 3, ASM2448905v1, whole genome shotgun sequence genomic stretch:
- the samd9l gene encoding sterile alpha motif domain-containing protein 9-like isoform X2, translating into MEKPEDISLEKWTETMVSNWLRSIGIKETYIEKLHEEEVDGRILCELSEEFLKKETGMKSGPALLIIKKRDELVNNSQKAQGQHELLHKQSSGKNDHGASAIKNTDTRANINEEKNKEEDSVLVVTTKRDSKLRPFYMNGVDFTYVKNSVLLPESGVNDLITPCHEYKSFAIAATLDRQRLQAKFAKEVLKFATGCINVRTNGTIHFGVMDSRGDTGYVHGEIIGFPVKEKDMYYDSLDYIGRSFSSSDSELVRLCISEPQFVKVVCSNNSVEHYVVEVDIKPAVSIVKNKVFSVSLPNFNEKANKVQLEKKTAYRRVGSKTEPVDDLNEFYQRISFRDAQREEAEKRHHFTAPELSQNLGKKLKMLITGGKKMMDKEKWLILVTNRFQEKDLQHIDFLLNMNIFCVFDFDPDSNISGLCHEYNKHHAVNRHFMQNYKISSGMSIREFESHLRLFDQTSWIFCNGRSDFKGNEPPCDEKTWVKTKRTLLKDCVSLICKDILPKGTFQVIFLLTSPVDTPFKNTFYEFFTDMEGHEDIICLAESEENFKDWQTSALESCDMETVNSSSVVGMTISQVNATLQQVQPTTARATKLLPIHVKGECFLDTREEEKRCSLEILSLNQCEETIPDVIESEKEKIEQQFYHGGKLTWMNLLLADKKIIGEVIQRDAYNDVSSLVKECLCWSFDRAPISCINIYHHPGSGGSTVARQVLWNNRRDLRCAVVKPSYSALAVSEDAVWLREYEEKDPQKCLPVLLLFEDCDQEYLEDVKYELEMAVNTKKIARGTLCFILLSCRRSHNPEKMCKESPQQNVSITHKLSETEKEQFSKKRQRLEERFKPEFILTFVLMSEEFESHKIAEYVKKFVKHLLQGIDHKSVVTKLVLYVALLNTYVQNSFISLSHCEALLALSIHVDRFRRHAFETSLSEPAKLVLIHLRDENTYINSIRIIHPLVAKEILQQFLGDKQQQSDLALDLLNNDVLFEHRFGKDHYMKFLRDLFMTRRRISKGDELDSFFSPLIEHVRENECPDKAIELLKVAYKRFNEDALFAQHLARLNYKHDRFEEAEKWAKTAVAKRPNNSYILDTKGQVYRQWFAAKCKAMEQDEKTPENTVDALETALKAIESFQECKKAAVEDNENMNNAGFVGVVEVGCAMMKLMRTLHVFSRRKSSELIRYLLTDYIPVEIEKPWGNFHCKLKNLQKIMLEALEWISEDLSYFQTDLNTNEEKTCDTAERAIKHSMHWLVNMSSAYGKCFSDPSLATDQIQGKLNPLMKRILIYSYGGGNITTIFSLLTNQKDGNPVSVLERIISLYSSKPMRAQMPQSDLVNYIASHFALSCLSTQSSKLAAFQDLQKLSNRFPKEKERCLPSALFLLVLLFWPEEHDTEDEKEHKYETVLSAVEHLQRNYDKKLKDIPPRKKRIYTHFFLSNGTGFEKFVHKSKFETITKLFSVSEKRLKWFSGEVWKMPEMSKLLRCVTGWTEDEKFLFFSVNYPF; encoded by the exons ATGG AAAAGCCAGAGGATATTTCACTGGAGAAGTGGACTGAGACTATGGTGAGCAACTGGTTAAGATCAATAGGAATTAAAGAAACATACATCGAAAAACTCCATGAAGAGGAAGTAGATGGTCGGATTCTTTGTGAACTATCAgaagaatttctgaaaaaagaGACTGGAATGAAATCTGGGCCTGCGCTTTTGATAATCAAAAAAAGAGATGAGCTGGTAAATAATTCACAAAAAGCACAAGGCCAGCATGAACTTTTACACAAACAGTCTTCTGGAAAAAATGACCATGGAGCAAGtgcaattaaaaacacagacacaaGAGCCAATATCAATGAAGAGAAGAACAAGGAAGAAGATTCAGTACTTGTGGTAACAACAAAGAGAGATTCAAAACTACGGCCTTTTTATATGAATGGTGTTGATTTTACCTATGTTAAGAACAGTGTACTCTTACCAGAATCAGGGGTTAATGATTTAATTACTCCATGTCATGAGTATAAGTCATTTGCCATTGCTGCGACACTGGACCGTCAAAGACTACAGGCCAAGTTTGCAAAGGAAGTGCTGAAATTTGCTACTGGTTGTATAAATGTTCGTACAAATGGCACAATACATTTTGGTGTCATGGATAGTAGAGGTGACACTGGTTATGTACATGGTGAAATAATTGGTTTTCCTGTCAAGGAAAAAGACATGTACTATGATTCATTAGATTACATTGGGAGGAGTTTCTCTAGCTCTGATAGCGAACTTGTACGGCTATGTATTAGTGAACCTCAGTTTGTTAAAGTAGTTTGCTCAAACAACAGCGTGGAACACTATGTTGTGGAGGTTGATATTAAGCCAGCAGTGAGCATAGTGAAGAATAAGGTGTTCTCTGTTAGCCTGCCAAATTTCAATGAGAAGGCAAACAAAGTTCAGTTAGAGAAGAAAACTGCTTATCGCAGAGTGGGTTCTAAAACAGAACCAGTGGATGACCTGAATGAGTTCTACCAACGCATCAGTTTTAGGGATGCTCAGAGAGAAGAAGCAGAGAAAAGGCATCATTTCACAGCACCAGAACTGTCCCAGAACCTGGGAAAAAAACTCAAAATGCTCATAACAGGTGGAAAGAAAATGATGGACAAGGAAAAATGGCTCATACTTGTTACCAATAGATTTCAGGAGAAGGATCTGCAACATATAGATTTTTTGCTGAACATGAACATCTTCTGTGTGTTTGACTTTGATCCAGATTCCAACATATCTGGGTTATGCCATGAATACAATAAGCACCATGCAGTGAACCGCCATTTCATGCAGAACTACAAAATTTCCAGTGGCATGAGTATCCGAGAATTTGAGAGTCATCTGCGTTTGTTTGATCAAACCAGCTGGATATTTTGCAATGGCCGAAGCGATTTTAAAGGCAACGAGCCTCCCTGTGATGAGAAgacctgggttaaaacaaaaaGAACCCTTCTGAAAGATTGTGTGTCATTGATCTGCAAAGATATCTTGCCCAAAGGAACCTTTCAAGTGATCTTTCTTCTTACTTCCCCTGTTGACACACCATTCAAAAACACGTTCTATGAGTTCTTCACTGACATGGAAGGACATGAAGACATTATCTGCCTTGCAGAATCGGAGGAGAATTTCAAGGACTGGCAGACCTCTGCTCTAGAATCCTGTGACATGGAAACAGTAAACAGTTCAAGTGTTGTTGGTATGACAATAAGTCAGGTAAATGCAACCCTCCAACAGGTCCAGCCTACCACTGCACGGGCCACCAAACTTTTACCAATCCATGTCAAAGGAGAGTGTTTCCTTGATACTCGAGAGGAGGAAAAAAGGTGCTCACTGGAGATTCTGAGTCTAAACCAGTGTGAAGAAACTATTCCCGATGTCATTGAGTCTGAAAAGGAGAAGATCGAGCAGCAGTTTTACCATGGAGGAAAATTAACTTGGATGAATCTCTTGCTTGCGGATAAAAAAATCATTGGGGAGGTTATTCAAAGAGATGCTTACAATGATGTCAGCAGTCTGGTGAAAGAGTGTCTTTGTTGGAGTTTCGATAGGGCACCCATCAGCTGCATCAACATATACCATCATCCTGGCAGTGGTGGCAGTACAGTGGCAAGGCAGGTACTGTGGAATAACCGAAGGGATCTAAGGTGTGCTGTTGTAAAACCTTCATACTCCGCATTGGCTGTTTCAGAAGATGCTGTTTGGCTTCGTGAATATGAAGAAAAAGATCCCCAAAAATGCCTCCCTGTTCTCCTGCTGTTTGAAGACTGTGATCAAGAGTATTTAGAAGATGTGAAATATGAATTGGAAATGGCTGTCAATACCAAGAAAATAGCACGTGGAACTCTCTGCTTCATTCTGCTAAGTTGTAGGCGATCACACAATCCAGAGAAGATGTGCAAGGAATCACCTCAACAGAATGTTTCTATTACTCATAAACTATCAGAGACAGAAAAAGAGCAGTTTTCCAAAAAACGACAAAGACTTGAAGAGCGGTTCAAGCCAGAATTCATTCTAACATTTGTCCTGATGAGTGAGGAATTCGAGAGCCACAAAATTGCTGAATATGTGAAGAAGTTTGTCAAGCATTTACTGCAAGGCATTGACCACAAGTCTGTGGTTACTAAGCTTGTTCTGTATGTGGCATTGCTCAACACTTACGTGCAGAACTCCTTCATCTCTCTGTcacattgtgaagctctcctgGCTCTTTCCATCCATGTGGATAGGTTTCGACGACATGCCTTTGAGACTTCTCTAAGTGAACCAGCTAAATTGGTCTTAATACACTTAAGGGACGAAAACACCTACATTAACTCCATCAGAATCATTCATCCACTGGTTGCAAAGGAAATCCTCCAACAATTTCTGGgtgacaaacaacaacaaagtgaTCTTGCTTTGGATCTTCTCAACAACGATGTACTCTTTGAGCACAGGTTTGGTAAAGATCATTACATGAAGTTCTTGCGAGATCTGTTCATGACACGCCGCAGGATCAGCAAAGGTGATGAATTGGACAGCTTTTTCTCTCCCCTAATTGAGCATGTGAGAGAGAACGAGTGTCCAGATAAAGCCATTGAGCTTCTAAAAGTGGCTTACAAGCGTTTTAATGAGGATGCACTTTTTGCTCAACACCTGGCTCGACTCAATTACAAACATGACAGATTTGAAGAAGCAGAAAAGTGGGCAAAAACTGCAGTAGCGAAAAGGCCAAACAATTCTTACATTCTTGATACCAAAGGTCAGGTGTACAGGCAGTGGTTTGCAGCAAAATGCAAAGCCATGGAGCAGGATGAAAAAACACCTGAAAACACAGTAGATGCTTTGGAGACGGCACTAAAAGCCATTGAAAGTTTTCAGGAATGCAAGAAAGCAGCAGTTGAGGACAATGAGAACATGAACAATGCTGGCTTTGTTGGAGTAGTAGAGGTAGGATGTGCAATGATGAAGCTAATGCGCACCCTTCATGTGTTCTCAAGAAGAAAGTCTTCAGAATTAATTAGATACCTCCTAACAGATTATATTCCTGTTGAGATAGaaaaaccatggggaaattttcATTGTAAGCTGAAAAACCTCCAAAAAATAATGCTGGAGGCACTAGAATGGATTTCGGAAGACTTGAGTTACTTCCAGACTGACCTGAACACCAATGAGGAGAAGACGTGTGACACTGCTGAGAGGGCCATAAAGCATTCCATGCATTGGCTGGTGAATATGTCTTCAGCTTATGGCAAATGCTTCAGTGATCCTTCTCTCGCTACAGATCAAATCCAAGGGAAGTTAAATCCTCTCATGAAACGCATTCTGATTTATTCTTATGGTGGGGGAAACATCACAACAATTTTTTCCCTCCTAACAAACCAAAAAGATGGTAACCCTGTGAGCGTTCTGGAGCGCATTATTTCACTTTACTCAAGCAAACCTATGAGGGCACAAATGCCACAATCGGACCTTGTCAACTACATAGCATCGCACTTTGCTTTAAGTTGCCTCTCAACTCAGTCTTCTAAGCTGGCTGCATTTCAGGATCTACAAAAGCTGAGTAATCGATTTcctaaagagaaagagagatgttTGCCAAGTGCTCTTTTCTTACTTGTCTTACTTTTCTGGCCAGAAGAGCATGACACAGAAGACGAGAAAGAACACAAGTATGAAACTGTTCTCTCTGCTGTTGAACATCTCCAGAGAAACTATGACAAGAAACTGAAAGACATCCCTCCAAGGAAAAAGAGGATTTACACTCATTTCTTTCTCAGCAATGGTACTGGATTTGAGAAGTTTGTCCACAAGAGCAAGTTTGAAACAATCACAAAACTGTTCTCTGTTTCAGAAAAACGCCTGAAATGGTTTAGTGGAGAAGTATGGAAAATGCCAGAAATGTCTAAATTGCTGAGATGTGTCACAGGCTGGACGGAGGATGAGAAG tttttatttttttcagtgaatTACCCTTTTTAA
- the samd9l gene encoding sterile alpha motif domain-containing protein 9-like isoform X3: MEKPEDISLEKWTETMVSNWLRSIGIKETYIEKLHEEEVDGRILCELSEEFLKKETGMKSGPALLIIKKRDELVNNSQKAQGQHELLHKQSSGKNDHGASAIKNTDTRANINEEKNKEEDSVLVVTTKRDSKLRPFYMNGVDFTYVKNSVLLPESGVNDLITPCHEYKSFAIAATLDRQRLQAKFAKEVLKFATGCINVRTNGTIHFGVMDSRGDTGYVHGEIIGFPVKEKDMYYDSLDYIGRSFSSSDSELVRLCISEPQFVKVVCSNNSVEHYVVEVDIKPAVSIVKNKVFSVSLPNFNEKANKVQLEKKTAYRRVGSKTEPVDDLNEFYQRISFRDAQREEAEKRHHFTAPELSQNLGKKLKMLITGGKKMMDKEKWLILVTNRFQEKDLQHIDFLLNMNIFCVFDFDPDSNISGLCHEYNKHHAVNRHFMQNYKISSGMSIREFESHLRLFDQTSWIFCNGRSDFKGNEPPCDEKTWVKTKRTLLKDCVSLICKDILPKGTFQVIFLLTSPVDTPFKNTFYEFFTDMEGHEDIICLAESEENFKDWQTSALESCDMETVNSSSVVGMTISQVNATLQQVQPTTARATKLLPIHVKGECFLDTREEEKRCSLEILSLNQCEETIPDVIESEKEKIEQQFYHGGKLTWMNLLLADKKIIGEVIQRDAYNDVSSLVKECLCWSFDRAPISCINIYHHPGSGGSTVARQVLWNNRRDLRCAVVKPSYSALAVSEDAVWLREYEEKDPQKCLPVLLLFEDCDQEYLEDVKYELEMAVNTKKIARGTLCFILLSCRRSHNPEKMCKESPQQNVSITHKLSETEKEQFSKKRQRLEERFKPEFILTFVLMSEEFESHKIAEYVKKFVKHLLQGIDHKSVVTKLVLYVALLNTYVQNSFISLSHCEALLALSIHVDRFRRHAFETSLSEPAKLVLIHLRDENTYINSIRIIHPLVAKEILQQFLGDKQQQSDLALDLLNNDVLFEHRFGKDHYMKFLRDLFMTRRRISKGDELDSFFSPLIEHVRENECPDKAIELLKVAYKRFNEDALFAQHLARLNYKHDRFEEAEKWAKTAVAKRPNNSYILDTKGQVYRQWFAAKCKAMEQDEKTPENTVDALETALKAIESFQECKKAAVEDNENMNNAGFVGVVEVGCAMMKLMRTLHVFSRRKSSELIRYLLTDYIPVEIEKPWGNFHCKLKNLQKIMLEALEWISEDLSYFQTDLNTNEEKTCDTAERAIKHSMHWLVNMSSAYGKCFSDPSLATDQIQGKLNPLMKRILIYSYGGGNITTIFSLLTNQKDGNPVSVLERIISLYSSKPMRAQMPQSDLVNYIASHFALSCLSTQSSKLAAFQDLQKLSNRFPKEKERCLPSALFLLVLLFWPEEHDTEDEKEHKYETVLSAVEHLQRNYDKKLKDIPPRKKRIYTHFFLSNGTGFEKFVHKSKFETITKLFSVSEKRLKWFSGEVWKMPEMSKLLRCVTGWTEDEK; this comes from the exons ATGG AAAAGCCAGAGGATATTTCACTGGAGAAGTGGACTGAGACTATGGTGAGCAACTGGTTAAGATCAATAGGAATTAAAGAAACATACATCGAAAAACTCCATGAAGAGGAAGTAGATGGTCGGATTCTTTGTGAACTATCAgaagaatttctgaaaaaagaGACTGGAATGAAATCTGGGCCTGCGCTTTTGATAATCAAAAAAAGAGATGAGCTGGTAAATAATTCACAAAAAGCACAAGGCCAGCATGAACTTTTACACAAACAGTCTTCTGGAAAAAATGACCATGGAGCAAGtgcaattaaaaacacagacacaaGAGCCAATATCAATGAAGAGAAGAACAAGGAAGAAGATTCAGTACTTGTGGTAACAACAAAGAGAGATTCAAAACTACGGCCTTTTTATATGAATGGTGTTGATTTTACCTATGTTAAGAACAGTGTACTCTTACCAGAATCAGGGGTTAATGATTTAATTACTCCATGTCATGAGTATAAGTCATTTGCCATTGCTGCGACACTGGACCGTCAAAGACTACAGGCCAAGTTTGCAAAGGAAGTGCTGAAATTTGCTACTGGTTGTATAAATGTTCGTACAAATGGCACAATACATTTTGGTGTCATGGATAGTAGAGGTGACACTGGTTATGTACATGGTGAAATAATTGGTTTTCCTGTCAAGGAAAAAGACATGTACTATGATTCATTAGATTACATTGGGAGGAGTTTCTCTAGCTCTGATAGCGAACTTGTACGGCTATGTATTAGTGAACCTCAGTTTGTTAAAGTAGTTTGCTCAAACAACAGCGTGGAACACTATGTTGTGGAGGTTGATATTAAGCCAGCAGTGAGCATAGTGAAGAATAAGGTGTTCTCTGTTAGCCTGCCAAATTTCAATGAGAAGGCAAACAAAGTTCAGTTAGAGAAGAAAACTGCTTATCGCAGAGTGGGTTCTAAAACAGAACCAGTGGATGACCTGAATGAGTTCTACCAACGCATCAGTTTTAGGGATGCTCAGAGAGAAGAAGCAGAGAAAAGGCATCATTTCACAGCACCAGAACTGTCCCAGAACCTGGGAAAAAAACTCAAAATGCTCATAACAGGTGGAAAGAAAATGATGGACAAGGAAAAATGGCTCATACTTGTTACCAATAGATTTCAGGAGAAGGATCTGCAACATATAGATTTTTTGCTGAACATGAACATCTTCTGTGTGTTTGACTTTGATCCAGATTCCAACATATCTGGGTTATGCCATGAATACAATAAGCACCATGCAGTGAACCGCCATTTCATGCAGAACTACAAAATTTCCAGTGGCATGAGTATCCGAGAATTTGAGAGTCATCTGCGTTTGTTTGATCAAACCAGCTGGATATTTTGCAATGGCCGAAGCGATTTTAAAGGCAACGAGCCTCCCTGTGATGAGAAgacctgggttaaaacaaaaaGAACCCTTCTGAAAGATTGTGTGTCATTGATCTGCAAAGATATCTTGCCCAAAGGAACCTTTCAAGTGATCTTTCTTCTTACTTCCCCTGTTGACACACCATTCAAAAACACGTTCTATGAGTTCTTCACTGACATGGAAGGACATGAAGACATTATCTGCCTTGCAGAATCGGAGGAGAATTTCAAGGACTGGCAGACCTCTGCTCTAGAATCCTGTGACATGGAAACAGTAAACAGTTCAAGTGTTGTTGGTATGACAATAAGTCAGGTAAATGCAACCCTCCAACAGGTCCAGCCTACCACTGCACGGGCCACCAAACTTTTACCAATCCATGTCAAAGGAGAGTGTTTCCTTGATACTCGAGAGGAGGAAAAAAGGTGCTCACTGGAGATTCTGAGTCTAAACCAGTGTGAAGAAACTATTCCCGATGTCATTGAGTCTGAAAAGGAGAAGATCGAGCAGCAGTTTTACCATGGAGGAAAATTAACTTGGATGAATCTCTTGCTTGCGGATAAAAAAATCATTGGGGAGGTTATTCAAAGAGATGCTTACAATGATGTCAGCAGTCTGGTGAAAGAGTGTCTTTGTTGGAGTTTCGATAGGGCACCCATCAGCTGCATCAACATATACCATCATCCTGGCAGTGGTGGCAGTACAGTGGCAAGGCAGGTACTGTGGAATAACCGAAGGGATCTAAGGTGTGCTGTTGTAAAACCTTCATACTCCGCATTGGCTGTTTCAGAAGATGCTGTTTGGCTTCGTGAATATGAAGAAAAAGATCCCCAAAAATGCCTCCCTGTTCTCCTGCTGTTTGAAGACTGTGATCAAGAGTATTTAGAAGATGTGAAATATGAATTGGAAATGGCTGTCAATACCAAGAAAATAGCACGTGGAACTCTCTGCTTCATTCTGCTAAGTTGTAGGCGATCACACAATCCAGAGAAGATGTGCAAGGAATCACCTCAACAGAATGTTTCTATTACTCATAAACTATCAGAGACAGAAAAAGAGCAGTTTTCCAAAAAACGACAAAGACTTGAAGAGCGGTTCAAGCCAGAATTCATTCTAACATTTGTCCTGATGAGTGAGGAATTCGAGAGCCACAAAATTGCTGAATATGTGAAGAAGTTTGTCAAGCATTTACTGCAAGGCATTGACCACAAGTCTGTGGTTACTAAGCTTGTTCTGTATGTGGCATTGCTCAACACTTACGTGCAGAACTCCTTCATCTCTCTGTcacattgtgaagctctcctgGCTCTTTCCATCCATGTGGATAGGTTTCGACGACATGCCTTTGAGACTTCTCTAAGTGAACCAGCTAAATTGGTCTTAATACACTTAAGGGACGAAAACACCTACATTAACTCCATCAGAATCATTCATCCACTGGTTGCAAAGGAAATCCTCCAACAATTTCTGGgtgacaaacaacaacaaagtgaTCTTGCTTTGGATCTTCTCAACAACGATGTACTCTTTGAGCACAGGTTTGGTAAAGATCATTACATGAAGTTCTTGCGAGATCTGTTCATGACACGCCGCAGGATCAGCAAAGGTGATGAATTGGACAGCTTTTTCTCTCCCCTAATTGAGCATGTGAGAGAGAACGAGTGTCCAGATAAAGCCATTGAGCTTCTAAAAGTGGCTTACAAGCGTTTTAATGAGGATGCACTTTTTGCTCAACACCTGGCTCGACTCAATTACAAACATGACAGATTTGAAGAAGCAGAAAAGTGGGCAAAAACTGCAGTAGCGAAAAGGCCAAACAATTCTTACATTCTTGATACCAAAGGTCAGGTGTACAGGCAGTGGTTTGCAGCAAAATGCAAAGCCATGGAGCAGGATGAAAAAACACCTGAAAACACAGTAGATGCTTTGGAGACGGCACTAAAAGCCATTGAAAGTTTTCAGGAATGCAAGAAAGCAGCAGTTGAGGACAATGAGAACATGAACAATGCTGGCTTTGTTGGAGTAGTAGAGGTAGGATGTGCAATGATGAAGCTAATGCGCACCCTTCATGTGTTCTCAAGAAGAAAGTCTTCAGAATTAATTAGATACCTCCTAACAGATTATATTCCTGTTGAGATAGaaaaaccatggggaaattttcATTGTAAGCTGAAAAACCTCCAAAAAATAATGCTGGAGGCACTAGAATGGATTTCGGAAGACTTGAGTTACTTCCAGACTGACCTGAACACCAATGAGGAGAAGACGTGTGACACTGCTGAGAGGGCCATAAAGCATTCCATGCATTGGCTGGTGAATATGTCTTCAGCTTATGGCAAATGCTTCAGTGATCCTTCTCTCGCTACAGATCAAATCCAAGGGAAGTTAAATCCTCTCATGAAACGCATTCTGATTTATTCTTATGGTGGGGGAAACATCACAACAATTTTTTCCCTCCTAACAAACCAAAAAGATGGTAACCCTGTGAGCGTTCTGGAGCGCATTATTTCACTTTACTCAAGCAAACCTATGAGGGCACAAATGCCACAATCGGACCTTGTCAACTACATAGCATCGCACTTTGCTTTAAGTTGCCTCTCAACTCAGTCTTCTAAGCTGGCTGCATTTCAGGATCTACAAAAGCTGAGTAATCGATTTcctaaagagaaagagagatgttTGCCAAGTGCTCTTTTCTTACTTGTCTTACTTTTCTGGCCAGAAGAGCATGACACAGAAGACGAGAAAGAACACAAGTATGAAACTGTTCTCTCTGCTGTTGAACATCTCCAGAGAAACTATGACAAGAAACTGAAAGACATCCCTCCAAGGAAAAAGAGGATTTACACTCATTTCTTTCTCAGCAATGGTACTGGATTTGAGAAGTTTGTCCACAAGAGCAAGTTTGAAACAATCACAAAACTGTTCTCTGTTTCAGAAAAACGCCTGAAATGGTTTAGTGGAGAAGTATGGAAAATGCCAGAAATGTCTAAATTGCTGAGATGTGTCACAGGCTGGACGGAGGATGAGAAG tga